One Streptococcus gallolyticus subsp. gallolyticus DSM 16831 DNA window includes the following coding sequences:
- a CDS encoding amino acid ABC transporter substrate-binding protein: MKFKKVLVGALALVSTLTLAACSSSSSKKATSTDQWDTYVKNGEITIGFDNTFVPMGYEDEDGSNVGFDIDLANAVFKEYGITVKWQSINWDMKETELNNGTIDLIWNGYSITDERAEKVLFTNPYMVNEQVLVTKKSSGITSFADMKDKVLGAQSGSSGYDAFTSNPEVLKDIVSGGDATQYETFTQALIDLKNDRIDGLLIDKVYANYYLEQEGELDNYNIISSEFDGEDFAVGARKADKTLVKKINQAFKKLYQDGTFQEISNKWFGEDVATDDVKN; this comes from the coding sequence ATGAAATTCAAAAAAGTTCTTGTGGGCGCTTTGGCGCTTGTATCAACACTAACTTTGGCAGCTTGTAGTTCTTCATCATCTAAAAAAGCTACTAGCACTGACCAATGGGACACTTATGTTAAAAACGGTGAAATTACTATCGGTTTTGATAATACATTCGTTCCCATGGGGTACGAGGATGAGGACGGAAGCAATGTCGGTTTTGATATTGATTTGGCAAATGCCGTCTTTAAAGAATATGGTATTACCGTCAAATGGCAATCAATTAACTGGGATATGAAAGAAACCGAGTTGAATAACGGAACCATTGATTTAATTTGGAACGGTTATTCAATCACAGATGAGCGTGCAGAAAAAGTCCTTTTCACAAACCCATACATGGTTAACGAGCAAGTCTTGGTAACTAAAAAATCATCAGGTATTACAAGCTTTGCTGACATGAAAGATAAAGTGCTTGGTGCACAGTCAGGGTCATCTGGTTACGATGCGTTCACATCAAATCCAGAAGTGTTGAAGGACATTGTTTCTGGTGGCGATGCGACACAATACGAAACCTTCACACAAGCACTTATCGATTTGAAAAATGACCGTATTGACGGTTTGTTGATTGATAAAGTTTATGCTAATTACTACCTTGAACAAGAAGGTGAACTTGATAACTACAATATCATTTCAAGTGAATTTGACGGTGAAGACTTTGCCGTTGGTGCTCGTAAAGCCGATAAAACACTTGTTAAGAAAATCAATCAAGCTTTTAAGAAATTGTATCAAGATGGTACATTCCAAGAAATTTCAAACAAATGGTTTGGTGAAGATGTCGCAACAGACGACGTTAAAAACTAA
- a CDS encoding cation diffusion facilitator family transporter yields the protein MPTPAENLRLAKRGPIVSIIAYLTISAAKLIAGYTLNSSSLIADGFNNLSDILGNVALLIGLHLASKPADAEHRFGHWKIEDLASLITSFIMFIVGFQVLSQTIQKIISGSRTAIDPEGAIVGVISAIIMYGVYVHNKRLSQKVKSSALVAAAKDNLSDAVTSIGTSVAIVAASFNLVIIDRLAAIVITYFILKTAYDIFMESAFSLSDGFDEKELKKYKEAILKIPKVTAVKSQRGRSYGSNIYLDIVVEMNPDLSVYESHEITEQIETLLSQKFSVYDTDVHVEPAAIPEDEIWENVYKKLYKDEKIILSKIPDYEDLLADNFTLIDDDGKTYSKEEMISRKKHCMSNFDDFQMTSISQKTKLITYTLGHKSHTSIWRRKEEWHLIFHQITPISDNSNIEAKD from the coding sequence ATGCCAACACCAGCTGAGAATCTTCGGTTAGCTAAACGTGGTCCAATAGTAAGCATCATTGCCTATCTTACGATTTCTGCCGCCAAGCTAATTGCAGGTTACACGCTTAATTCATCATCGCTTATTGCCGATGGTTTTAACAACTTGTCTGATATTTTGGGAAATGTCGCTCTGCTAATCGGGCTTCATTTAGCCAGTAAGCCAGCGGATGCCGAACATCGTTTTGGGCATTGGAAAATTGAAGATTTAGCGAGTTTGATTACATCCTTTATCATGTTTATCGTTGGTTTCCAAGTGCTGTCTCAAACAATTCAGAAAATCATTTCTGGAAGCCGCACAGCCATTGACCCAGAGGGGGCTATCGTCGGTGTCATTTCAGCCATTATTATGTACGGTGTTTATGTTCACAATAAACGCCTATCGCAAAAAGTGAAATCGAGTGCTCTGGTTGCTGCTGCAAAGGATAATCTTTCTGATGCGGTCACTTCTATTGGTACGTCTGTTGCTATTGTTGCTGCTTCTTTCAATCTTGTTATCATTGATAGACTTGCTGCTATTGTCATTACCTATTTTATCTTGAAAACAGCTTATGACATCTTTATGGAAAGCGCCTTTAGCTTATCAGACGGATTTGATGAAAAAGAGCTTAAAAAATACAAGGAAGCCATTTTAAAAATTCCTAAAGTAACTGCTGTTAAATCTCAACGTGGGCGTTCATATGGAAGCAATATTTACCTTGATATTGTCGTCGAAATGAATCCAGATCTTTCTGTTTATGAAAGTCATGAAATTACCGAACAGATTGAAACATTGCTCAGTCAGAAATTTTCGGTGTATGATACCGACGTTCACGTTGAACCTGCTGCTATTCCCGAAGATGAAATTTGGGAAAATGTTTATAAAAAACTTTATAAAGACGAAAAAATCATTCTTTCTAAAATTCCAGACTACGAAGACCTGCTAGCTGATAATTTTACACTTATTGATGATGACGGAAAAACTTATTCAAAAGAGGAAATGATTTCCCGTAAAAAACATTGCATGAGCAATTTTGATGATTTTCAAATGACATCAATAAGCCAAAAAACAAAACTCATCACTTATACGCTTGGTCATAAATCACACACTAGCATTTGGCGTCGTAAAGAAGAATGGCACCTTATTTTTCACCAGATTACCCCAATTAGCGATAACTCTAATATTGAAGCAAAAGACTAA